A genomic stretch from Erigeron canadensis isolate Cc75 chromosome 9, C_canadensis_v1, whole genome shotgun sequence includes:
- the LOC122582355 gene encoding U3 small nucleolar RNA-associated protein 14, protein MAEKKHNSKGGGKNNKGGKKWKKGPNLPNLLKKEIESRNNNNNKYRSDEDDEIVSSDEENIKDLYEYEEEIPDEELQKNRRYDPVDNFEYQLPKDFQDEDVASDDDEEEGSQTGDSDDDDGDDEKHSRMLQGITGLPGEAFAGKKKKNDTVIYEAYAESEFNPSRDVLDGDGRISVDDLLNPLHGKPGYSKTRKDMERMKKKSVAISAPLSKSQQQKIDRRTTYIHTKKKLTEFELLVKKNREAPTIYFDEDRGVAHSTIGTIVSDFTPRTELEKKMDSFINAKELSDAHQGDGARLLELNKISVEDVKERQDRLAKMRSLLFRHELKLKRVKHIKSKTYRRLLKKDKSKLANTEMEMDPEAAKELAEKEEFKRAQERLTLKHKNTSKWAKRIKKRGFDVQDDGTRAAISEQLQRHALLIRKRNSMHDDDDDDSSDDSWEDADEEISGNEDDASKLKLFEKGKKRTLELLGEDEDIPKSGLLSLPFMVRGQKKQKEAADEEARLALDDFDSSIKQFEGHDDFKDNTGSLGGRKVFGGPKKQVSKPKKKVRNTDNYFDNTDSEDDGDAIEDQTIEDVNDKHCRMNYTQKDVTIDTNILREESEIGNDPLFKSFDDIAKDSGPKIEYEVSLCPTNLKKKRDKKDSNLEKSEKKTKTEKSQVAELTSSKDAEDIVHGDDDSDTDSETRMIDGIITSGTDYELPSQDDLIRRAFAGDNVEKDFEMAKQEVMNEENPEPEKPVMLPGWGQWTRIQKKRGPPSWMLAEHIRAKKKRDEDLKKRPDAHLKHVIISEKVDKKAEKLQTKVLPYPFKNKEHHERSLRMPLGPEFNPVTTIGELNRPEVKKTPGVKIAPITLKKRK, encoded by the exons ATGGCGGAAAAGAAACATAACAGTAAAGGTGGGGGAAAGAATAATAAAGGaggaaaaaaatggaaaaaaggaCCAAACTTGCccaatttgttaaaaaaagaaatagaatccagaaataataataacaataaatacagaagtgatgaagatgatgaaatagtttcatcagatgaagaaaatataaaagatttatATGAATATGAAGAAGAAATCCCAGATGAAGAATTGCAAAAAAATAGAAGATATGACCCTGTTGATAATTTTGAGTATCAACTCCCTAAAGATTTtcag GATGAAGATGTagcatctgatgatgatgaagaagaaggttCGCAAACTGGagatagtgatgatgatgatggtgatgatgagaAGCATTCAAGAATGCTACAAGGCATCACTGGACTTCCTGGCGAAGCTTTTGCCG gcaagaaaaagaaaaacgatACTGTAATATATGAGGCGTACGCAGAGTCTGAATTTAATCCAAGTCGTGATGTATTAGATGGTGATGGTCGCATTAGTGTTGATGATCTTTTGAATCCTCTTCATGGGAAACCTGGATATAGTAAAACTAGAAAAGACATGGAACGGATGAAAAAAAAGTCAGTGGCCATATCTGCTCCTCTTTCAAAATCACAACAACAGAAAATTGATAGAAGAACCACTTATATTCatacaaagaaaaaacttaCTGAATTTGAACTTTTAGTGAAGAAAAATAGAGAAGCTCCTACTATTTACTTTGATGAAGATAGAGGCGTAGCTCATTCCACTATAGGGACAATAGTGTCTGATTTTACACCCAGGACTGAACTTGAGAAGAAAATGGATTCGTTTATAAATGCTAAAGAACTTTCAGATGCTCATCAGGGAGATGGTGCAAGACTTTTAGAACTTAACAAG ATATCCGTAGAAGATGTGAAAGAACGCCAGGATCGTCTTGCTAAAATGCGTAGTCTTTTATTTCGTCATGAACTTAAGTTGAAAAGGGTTAAACATATAAAGTCCAAAACTTATCGTCGTTTGTTGAAGAAAGATAAATCAAAATTGGCAAACACTGAGATGGAAATGGACCCCGAAGCTGCAAAAGAACTTGCCGAGAAGGAGGAGTTTAAGAGAGCGCAG GAACGTTTGACTTTAAAGCACAAGAACACTTCTAAATGGGCTAAGCGCATCAAGAAACGTGGTTTTGATGTTCAAGATGATGGAACACGTGCTGCTATATCAGAACAGCTTCAGCGACATGCTCTTTTAATCCGAAAAAGAAATTCCAtgcatgatgatgatgatgacgatagTAGTGATGACAGCTGGGAGGATGCTGATGAAGAAATCTCAGGCAACGAGGACGATGCATCGAAACTAAAGTTGTttgagaaaggaaaaaagagAACGCTTGAACTTTTGGGTGAAGACGAGGATATTCCGAAATCAGGACTCCTGTCTTTACCATTCATG GTTCGTGGGCAGAAGAAACAGAAAGAGGCAGCTGATGAAGAAGCTAGGCTTGCTCTAGATGACTTCGATTCATCTATAAAGCAATTTGAAGGTCACGATGATTTTAAAGATAACACAGGTTCTTTAGGAGGTAGAAAGGTATTTGGTGGTCCGAAAAAACAGGTTTCAAAGCCTAAGAAGAAGGTTAGGAACACGGATAATTACTTTGACAATACGGACAGTGAAGATGATGGTGACGCTATCGAAGATCAAACCATCGAAGATGTTAATGATAAACATTGCAGGATGAATTATACACAAAAAGATGTGACTATTGACACTAATATTCTTCGGGAAGAGTCAGAGATTGGTAACGATCCTTTGTTTAAG AGCTTTGATGACATTGCCAAAGATTCAGGGCCTAAGATCGAGTATGAAGTTTCTTTGTGCCCGACCAACTTAAAAAAG AAGAGGGATAAGAAAGATTCTAATCTGGAAAAAAgtgagaaaaaaacaaaaacggaAAAATCACAAGTTGCAGAACTGACCTCCAGTAAAGATGCAGAAGACATAGTG CATGGAGATGATGATAGCGATACAGATAGTGAAACTCGTATGATTGATGGAATTATAACATCTGGGACAGATTATGAATTGCCATCACAAGATGATCTCATTAGACGTGCGTTTGCGGGAGATAATGTGGAGAAAGATTTTGAGATGGCAAAACAAGAGGTTATGAACGAAGAAAATCCAGAACCCGAAAAGCCTGTTATGCTTCCTGGGTGGGGGCAATGGACTCGTATACAGAAAAAGAGAGGACCGCCTTCTTGGATGCTGGCAGAACATATAAGAGCCAAAAAGAAGAGGGACGAGGACCTTAAGAAAAGACCTGATGCACATCTCAAGCATGTTATTATCTCAGAAAAAGTAGATAAAAAG GCTGAAAAATTGCAGACGAAGGTGTTACCATATCCATTCAAGAATAAGGAGCACCATGAGCGGTCGCTTCGCATGCCTCTTGGTCCCGAATTCAACCCTGTAACAACGATTGGGGAACTTAACCGCCCTGAG gTTAAAAAGACACCTGGCGTGAAAATAGCGCCTATTACGCTAAAGAAGCGAAAATAA